In Vanessa atalanta chromosome 3, ilVanAtal1.2, whole genome shotgun sequence, one genomic interval encodes:
- the LOC125077441 gene encoding myosin-VIIa yields the protein MVIVTRGDYIWIEPVSGREFDVAIGARVLAAEGRRIRVRDDDGNEQWLPPERRIKAMHATSVHGVEDMISLGDLHEAGILRNLLIRYNDNLIYTYTGSILVAVNPYQILPIYTADQIKLYKERKIGELPPHIFAIGDNAYAHMRRYGQDQCIVISGESGAGKTESTKLILQYLAAISGKHSWIEQQILEANPILEAFGNAKTVRNDNSSRFGKYIDIHFNNNGVIEGAKIEQYLLEKSRIVSQGTDERNYHVFYCLLAGLSREEKKKLELTEPSEYRYLSGGGSFTCEGRDDAAEFADIRSAMKVLLFTEAEIWEILKLLAAVLHTGNIKYEATVVDNLDATEIIEQANVKRVAHLLGVPTQSLIDALTRKTLFAHGETVVSTLSRDQSVDIRDAFVKGIYGRLFVTIVRKINAAIYKPKSTTRTAIGVLDIFGFENFDQNSFEQFCINFANENLQQFFVRHIFKLEQEEYNHEGINWQHIEFVDNQDALDLIALKQLNIMALIDEESKFPKGTDQTMLAKLHKTHGSHRNYLKPKSDINTSFGLNHFAGIVFYDTRGFLEKNRDTFSADLLQLIHISTNKFLQQIFQEDIIMGSETRKRTPTLSTQFKKSLDLLMRTLGTCQPFFIRCIKPNEFKKPMMFDRGLCCRQLRYSGMMETIRIRRAGYPIRHSFKEFVERYRFLISGVPPAHKTECRAATAKICATVLGKSDYQLGHTKVFLKDAHDLFLEQERDRVLTRKILILQRSIRGWVYRRRFLKMRAAAILIQRHWRGKLQRIRYNKMKVGYARLQALIRARVLAHRFRHLRGHIVSLQAAARGYLVRRSYGHKMWAIVKIQSHVRRLIAMRRYRRLKQEAKAHNEALRLRRQEEQRLQHQGNTRAKEIAEQNYRERMYELERREAELVQEEKRQLEAKRTLLQEAARKQDEPVDDSKLVEAMFDFLPDSSSEAPAPKDTSVFSDLPQQRADQQEMVTPMQTTSEDEEDLSEFKFQKFAATYFQGNVTHQYSRKPLKHPLLPLHTQGDQLAAQALWITILRFTGDLPEPRYHTMDRDNTSVMSKVTATLGRNFIRSKEFQEAQMMGVDPDAYMNKQKPRSIRHKLVSLTLKRKNKLGEDVRRKLQDEEYTADSYQSWLESRPTSNLEKLHFIIGHGILRAELRDEIYCQICKQLTNNPSKSSHARGWILLSLCVGCFAPSEKFVNYLRAFIREGPPGYAPYCEDRLKRTFNNGTRNQPPSWLELQATKSKKPIMLPITFMDGNTKTLLADSATTARELCNQLSDKIGLRDQFGFSLYIALFDKVSSLGSGGDHVMDAISQCEQYAKEQGAQERNAPWRLFFRKEIFAPWHDPTEDQVATNLIYQQVVRGVKFGEYRCDKEEDLAMIAAQQYYIEYGQDMNTERLYTLLPNYIPDYCLTGVEKAVDRWGALVVTAYKKSYYVKEKVPAYRVKEDVVSYAKFKWPLLFSRFYEAYRNSGPNLPKNDVIIAVNWTGVYVVDDQEQVLLELSFPEITTVSSQKTNKVFTQTFSLSTVRGEEFTFQSPNAEDIRDLVVYFLEGLKKRSKFVIALQDYKAPGEGSSFLTFLKGDLIVLEEDSTGESVLNNGWCIGRCERSMERGDFPAETVYVLPALSKPPPDILALFCQEGAQHGRRAPTSTFNGTESRDKPHNLLEYALDHFRLPPKRTTSKALTLSTAKRGAEELWRHAREPIKQPLLKKLQAKEELAEEACFAFTAILKYMGDLPSKRPRIGNEYTDHIFDGPLKHEILRDEIYCQVMKQLTDNRNRMSEERGWELMWLATGLFACSQGLLRELTLFLRTRRYPIAQDSLQRLQKTLRNGQRKYPPHQVEVEAIQHKTTQIFHKVYFPDDTDEAFEVDSSTRAKDFCQNIAQRLNLRSSEGFSLFVKIADKVISVPEGDFFFDFVRHLTDWIKKARPTRDGITPQFTYQVFFMKKLWTNTVPGKDRAADVIFHFHQELPKLLRGYHRCGRDEAARLAALAYRARFGENKQELQAIPQMLRELIPADLIKLQSSADWKRAIVASYNQDAGMTPEDAKITFLKVIYRWPTFGSAFFEVKQTTEPNYPELLLIAINKHGVSLIHPQSKDILVTHPFTRISNWSSGNTYFHMTIGNLVRGSKLLCETSLGYKMDDLLTSYISLMLTNMNKQRSMRVK from the exons ATGGTGATTGTTACCAGA GGTGATTACATATGGATCGAGCCGGTGTCAGGGCGCGAGTTCGACGTCGCCATCGGAGCACGCGTGCTCGCCGCGGAGGGGCGGCGCATACGCGTGCGCGACGACGATGGCAACGAACAATGGCTCCCGCCAGAGAGACGCATCAAGGCGATGCATGCCACCTCAGTGCATGGCGTCGAGGACATGATCTCCTTGGGCGATCTTCACGAAGCCGGTATACTGAGGAATCTGCTCATCCGATACAATGACAACCTCATTTAT ACGTATACGGGTTCAATATTGGTGGCCGTGAATCCCTACCAAATATTACCAATTTATACAGCAGACCAAATCAAGTTATATAAGGAGAGGAAGATAGGTGAACTACCGCCACATATCTTTGCCATCGGTGATAATGCTTACGCGCATATGCGTCGGTACGGGCAGGATCAATGCATCGTTATCAGCGGGGAATCGGGCGCAGGGAAGACTGAATCAACAAAGTTAATTTTGCAATACCTCGCCGCTATTAGTGGAAAACATTCTTGGATAGAACAACAG atttTGGAGGCGAATCCAATTCTAGAAGCTTTTGGTAACGCTAAAACCGTGCGGAACGATAATTCGTCGCGTTTTGGTAAATATATCGACATCCACTTTAACAACAACGGTGTCATCGAAGGAGCtaaaatagaacaatatttattagaaaagtcTAGGATAGTATCCCAAGGGACTGATGAGAGAAATTATCACGTATTTTATTGTCTGCTGGCGGGTTTATCGAGAGAAGAAAAGAAGAAATTAGAGTTGACGGAACCATCAGAGTATCGCTATTTATCTGGG GGTGGAAGCTTCACTTGCGAAGGTAGAGATGACGCTGCCGAATTTGCAGATATCCGCTCGGCGATGAAAGTGCTATTGTTTACCGAAGCAGAAATATGGGAAATATTAAAACTGCTTGCAGCAGTATTACATACcggaaatataaaatacgagGCAACTGTAGTTGATAATTTAGATGCAACAGAAATTATAGAACAAGCAAACGTTAAGAGAGTTGCGCATCTATTGGGGGTACCAACACAGTCTCTTATTGATGCCCTAACTAGAAAAACTTTATTTGCTCATGGAGAAACAGTTGTGTCTACGCTAAGCAGGGACCAGTCGGTTGATATTAGGGATGCTTTTGTTAAAGGTATTTATGGACGTTTGTTCGTGACTATCGTGAGAAAAATTAACGCTGCAATTTATAAACCCAAATCCACAACACGAACGGCTATTGGTGTACTCGACATATTCGGTTTTGAAAACTTTGATCAAAATAGTTTTgaacaattttgtattaattttgctAATGAAAATCTTCAACAGTTCTTTGTAAGACACATATTTAAGTTAGAACAGGAAGAATACAATCATGAAGGGATCAATTGGCAACACATAGAATTCGTTGACAACCAAGACGCTCTAGATCTGATTGCTTTAAAACAGTTAAACATAATGGCGTTAATAGACGAGGAATCCAAATTTCCAAAAGGTACAGATCAAACTATGTTAGCGAAGTTACATAAAACGCATGGCTCACATAGAAACTACCTCAAACCTAAGTCAGATATAAACACAAGCTTTGGTCTGAATCATTTTGCTGGTATCGTATTTTACGACACACGAGGTTTCCTGGAAAAAAATCGTGACACTTTTAGTGCTGACTTATTACAGTTGATTCACATTTCAACAAATAAGTTTCTACAGCAAATATTTCAAGAAGACATAATTATGGGTTCGGAAACGCGAAAACGAACTCCAACATTAtcaacacaatttaaaaaatcattagacTTACTCATGAGAACTTTAGGAACTTGTCAACCGTTCTTCATACGATGCATCAAACCCAATGAGTTTAAAAAACCCATGATGTTCGATCGAGGGTTGTGCTGCAGACAGTTGAGATATTCTGGAATGATGGAAACCATCAGAATCAGAAGAGCCGGGTATCCAATCAGGCATAGTTTTAAGGAATTTGTTGAAAGGTATAGATTTCTGATATCGGGAGTACCGCCTGCCCATAAAACCGAATGTCGGGCTGCAACTGCAAAAATTTGCGCAACTGTCCTCGGCAAATCTGATTACCAGCTAGGTCACACCAAAGTATTTTTGAAAGATGCTCATGATTTATTCCTCGAACAAGAAAGAGATAGAGTGCTCACTCGAaagatactaatattacaaagatcTATTCGCGGATGGGTGTATAGGAGACGCTTTTTAAAAATGAGAGCTGCCGCTATTTTAATACAGCGTCACTGGAGAGGAAAATTACAAAGAATTCGTTACAACAAAATGAAGGTTGGATACGCGAGATTGCAAGCACTTATTCGCGCTAGAGTTTTGGCTCATCGGTTTAGACATTTACGCGGGCATATAGTTTCACTACAA gcgGCCGCTCGTGGTTATCTGGTCCGACGCTCATACGGTCACAAGATGTGGGCGATAGTAAAGATACAGAGCCACGTAAGGCGTCTAATTGCAATGCGTCGCTACCGAAGACTGAAGCAAGAGGCCAAAGCACACAACGAGGCGTTGCGCTTGCGCAGACAGGAGGAGCAGCGCTTGCAGCACCAGGGGAACACGCGCGCTAAGGAGATCGCGGAGCAGAATTACAGG GAACGTATGTATGAACTGGAGAGGCGTGAAGCTGAATTAGTTCAAGAGGAAAAACGGCAACTAGAAGCTAAAAGAACGTTATTACAAGAGGCAGCTCGTAAGCAAGATGAGCCAGTAGATGACAGTAAATTAGTGGAAGCCATGTTCGATTTTCTCCCCGACTCTAGCAGTGAAGCACCTGCTCCTAAAGATACATCTGTATTTAGCGATCTACCACAACAGAGAGCCGATCAACAAGAG ATGGTGACACCAATGCAAACAACCTCAGAAGATGAAGAGGATCTATCAGAGTTTAAGTTCCAAAAGTTTGCAGCTACATATTTCCAGGGCAATGTCACACATCAGTATTCTAGAAAACCCTTAAAACATCCATTATTACCATTACATACACAAGGAGATCaattg GCGGCCCAAGCGTTATGGATTACAATTCTGCGTTTCACTGGAGACTTACCGGAGCCAAGATATCATACAATGGATAGAGACAACACATCAGTAATGTCTAAAGTGACTGCGACACTTGGCCGGAATTTCATAAGGTCCAAAGAATTCCAGGAAGCGCAAATGATGGGCGTCGACCCTGATGCGTACATGAATAAACAAAAACCAAGATCCATTAGGCATAAGCTGGTTTCTTTAActttaaagagaaaaaataaacttgGAGAAGACGTCAGAAGAAAATTACAG gATGAAGAATATACAGCTGATAGTTATCAGTCATGGTTAGAATCTCGACCAACGTCGAATTTAGAAaaacttcattttattatagGTCATGGTATCTTACGAGCGGAATTGAGGGATGAAATATATTGCCAAATATGCAAGCAATTAACAAACAATCCATCTAAATCGTCTCATGCTCGTGGCTGGATTTTGCTTTCTTTATGCGTTGGTTGTTTCGCCCCTAGTGAAAAGTTCGTGAATTACCTTAGAGCCTTTATTAGAGAAGGCCCTCCTGGTTATGCACCATATTGTGAAGACCGACTTAAAAGAACATTCAACAATGGAACAAGGAATCAGCCACCATCGTGGCTAGAACTTCAAGCTACAAAATCTAAAAAACCTATAATGTTACCCATTACGTTCATGGATGGCAATACCAAGACACTATTAGCTGACTCGGCGACGACCGCAAGAGAACTTTGTAATCAGCTATCGGATAAAATTGGTCTTCGTGATCAATTtggtttttcattatatattgcATTGTTTGATAAAGTAAGTTCACTCGGCAGTGGCGGTGACCACGTTATGGATGCCATATCACAGTGTGAGCAGTATGCGAAAGAACAGGGGGCACAAGAACGAAATGCTCCATGGAGGTTGTTCTTCCGAAAAGAAATATTCGCTCCATGGCATGATCCTACGGAAGATCAAGTAGCAACAAATCTTATTTATCAGCAAGTTGTTAGAGGTGTAAAATTTGGAGAATATAGATGTGATAAGGAAGAAGATTTAGCAATGATCGCTGCTCAGCAGTATTATATTGAGTACGGCCAAGACATGAATACAGAACGACTTTACACTCTATTGCCAAATTACATTCCCGATTATTGTTTGACTGGAGTCGAAAAAGCAGTTGATCGATGGGGTGCTCTAGTAGTTACAgcgtataaaaaaagttactatgTGAAAGAAAAAGTTCCTGCATATAGAGTTAAAGAAGACGTAGTTAGTTATGCGAAGTTCAAATGGCCTTTACTCTTTTCTAGATTTTATGAAGCTTACAGAAATTCGGGACCAAATTTACCTAAGAACGATGTGATTATAGCAGTTAATTGGACCGGTGTGTATGTTGTCGACGATCAAGAGCAGGTTCTGCTTGAGCTGTCATTCCCTGAAATAACAACGGTTTCAAGTCAGAAGACTAATAAAGTATTTACACAAACATTTAGTTTATCTACAGTGCGTGGTGAAGAGTTCACATTCCAAAGTCCTAATGCTGAAGATATTCGTGATTTGGTTGTCTATTTCTTAGAAGGCTTAAAGAAAAGATCTAAATTTGTTATTGCGTTACAAGATTATAAAGCACCTGGAGAAGGTTCTAGTTTTTTGACTTTCCTAAAAGGAGACCTGATAGTTCTGGAAGAAGATAGTACAGGCGAATCAGTTCTAAATAATGGGTGGTGTATTGGTCGTTGTGAAAGATCTATGGAGAGAGGTGATTTTCCTGCCGAAACTGTTTACGTATTACCTGCTTTAAGTAAGCCACCACCGGATATATTAGCATTATTCTGTCAAGAGGGTGCACAACACGGAAGACGAGCTCCCACAAGTACATTTAATGGTACAGAATCGAGAGATAAACCTCATAATTTGCTAGAATACGCTTTGGACCATTTTAGATTACCACCAAAAAGGACAACGTCAAAAGCTCTTACACTATCAACAGCGAAGCGGGGTGCTGAAGAATTATGGAGACATGCAAGAGAGCCTATCAAACAAccattacttaaaaaattacaagccAAAGAGGAATTAGCTGAAGAAGCTTGTTTCGCCTTTACAGCCATACTCAAGTATATGGGAGATCTTCCATCGAAACGACCTCGTATTGGTAACGAATACACAGACCACATCTTTGATGGCCCACTTAAACATGAAATCTTACGGGACGAAATTTACTGTCAGGTAATGAAACAACTCACGGACAACAGAAATAGAATGTCAGAAGAAAGAGGTTGGGAGTTAATGTGGCTGGCCACAGGGCTATTCGCGTGTAGTCAAGGTCTACTGAGGGAATTAACATTGTTCCTTAGGACTAGAAGATATCCAATTGCCCAAGATTCGTTACAAAGACTTCAGAAAACATTACGGAACGGACAAAGGAAATATCCTCCTCATCAAGTCGAAGTAGAAGCAATACAACACAAAACGACTCAGATATTCCACAAAGTCTATTTCCCAGATGATACAGACGAGGCGTTTGAAGTCGATTCATCCACGAGAGCAAAAGACTTTTGTCAAAATATCGCGCAAAGATTAAATCTTAGATCTAGTGAAGGCtttagtttgtttgttaaaatagcGGATAAGGTGATATCTGTACCGGAGGGCGATTTCTTCTTCGACTTTGTTCGTCATCTCACTGATTGGATTAAAAAAGCCCGACCGACAAGAGACGGCATCACTCCTCAATTCACGTACcag GTGTTCTTCATGAAGAAACTCTGGACAAATACGGTGCCGGGCAAGGACCGCGCGGCGGACGTTATCTTCCACTTCCACCAAGAGCTGCCCAAGCTACTTCGCGGCTACCACCGCTGCGGGCGCGACGAGGCCGCCAGGCTCGCCGCTCTCGCCTACCGCGCTCGCTTCGGAGAAAACAAGCAGGAACTGCAGGCAATTCC ACAAATGCTTCGTGAATTGATCCCAGCGGATCTGATTAAACTCCAAAGCTCAGCAGACTGGAAACGAGCGATCGTAGCCTCCTACAACCAAGACGCCGGAATGACGCCAGAGGACGCCAAGATCACTTTCCTCAAGGTCATATACCGGTGGCCGACGTTCGGTTCCGCATTTTTCGAAGTGAAGCAGACCACGGAACCGAATTATCCAGAACTGCTACTCATTGCCATCAACAAGCACGGTGTCAGCTTAATACACCCTCAGTCAAAG GATATTCTGGTCACACATCCGTTTACAAGGATTTCGAATTGGTCATCTGGCAACACATACTTTCACATGACCATCGGTAACCTCGTTCGAGGTTCGAAACTCCTCTGTGAGACATCGCTCGGATACAAAATGGACGATTTACTAACATCGTATATCTCCCTCATGCTTACTAACATGAATAAACAACGATCCAtgcgagtaaaataa